The following proteins come from a genomic window of Liolophura sinensis isolate JHLJ2023 chromosome 13, CUHK_Ljap_v2, whole genome shotgun sequence:
- the LOC135480183 gene encoding band 7 protein AAEL010189-like: protein MDNQQSGNRAEDDGQDRNICEYVYIFFSLLCMLPLLPLIPVLTLRTVQEYERAVIFRLGRLVSGEAKGPGLFFIIPCIDEFKRVDLRTQTYDIPPQEILTKDSVTVAVDAVVYYRIQNAISSLTNVENVHLSTGLLAQSTLRNTLGTKSLAEILSQRDEISDAMQASLDQATDPWGVKVERVELKDVRLPVQLQRAMAAEAEADKEAKAKIIAAQGEQDASKALKHAADVIQDCPAALQLRYLQTLNSVGSKKNDTIIFPLPLELLRTMMRATPTHAH, encoded by the exons ATGGATAACCAACAGTCAG GTAACCGAGCAGAGGATGACGGCCAAGACAGAAACATCTGTGAATATGTCTATATTTTCTTCTCTCTCCTATGTATGCTTCCACTGCTCCCCTTGATCCCAGTTCTAACTCTGAGG ACTGTACAGGAGTATGAGAGGGCGGTGATTTTCCGTCTAGGGCGTCTGGTTAGTGGAGAAGCCAAAGGGCCAG GTTTGTTTTTTATCATCCCTTGTATTGATGAGTTCAAACGAGTTGACCTGAGGACACAAACATATGATATCCCACCACAAGAG ATTTTGACAAAGGACTCGGTGACTGTAGCAGTGGATGCTGTGGTGTACTACAGGATACAGAATGCCATTTCGTCCCTGACAAATGTTGAGAATGTTCACTTGTCAACAGGGCTTTTAGCTCAGAGCACACTTAGGAACACGCTGGGGACGAAAAGTCTGGCAGAGATTTTGTCACAAAGAGATGAGATCAGTGACGCCATGCAG GCATCTTTGGATCAGGCCACTGACCCATGGGGAGTGAAGGTGGAGAGAGTTGAACT TAAAGATGTGCGCCTGCCTGTGCAGTTACAGAGAGCTATGGCTGCAGAAGCGGAAGCTGACAAAGAGGCCAAAGCCAAG attATTGCAGCTCAGGGTGAGCAAGATGCTTCTAAAGCCCTGAAACATGCGGCTGACGTCATCCAAGATTGTCCGGCAGCTCTTCAGCTGAGATACTTGCAGACCCTTAACTCTGTTGGCAGCAAAAAGAATGACACCATCATCTTTCCCCTGCCATTAGAGCTTCTCAGGACAATGATGCGTGCCACGCCCACACATGCGCATTGA